A single Longimicrobiales bacterium DNA region contains:
- a CDS encoding aldo/keto reductase — protein MSDRFELAPGYSISRLIHGGWQFSAGHRMSGPALDDAVEVLIESAEAGMTTFDCADIYTGVEELCGRFLTRWNSTAIAAPIQIHTKFVPDYADLESVDRAYVEGIIHRSLTRLGVECLDLVQYYWWRDDVPGMEDAALWLADLQTAGKIRHIGVTNLDAPRIQRIVDAGVSVVSNQVQYSALDRRPEHGLADWCRNGQTRLICFGTLAGGFLTDRWTASSAPNEHENRSLTKYRLIIDEFGGWAAYQALLAELEAIGTSHGVEASAVAVRFVLDQPMVAAVITGATRFGQMARNAAALSCELAAEDHERLRLLVDAAPGPLGDVFELERDRNGPHGRIMKYDLNKKEDYWVG, from the coding sequence GTGAGCGATCGATTTGAACTCGCTCCAGGTTATTCGATCTCCCGACTGATCCACGGGGGATGGCAATTCTCTGCAGGGCACCGCATGTCCGGGCCGGCACTCGATGACGCTGTCGAAGTTCTGATCGAGTCTGCCGAAGCTGGTATGACCACCTTCGATTGTGCCGACATCTATACCGGAGTTGAGGAGCTGTGCGGTCGGTTTCTCACGCGCTGGAATTCGACGGCGATCGCCGCGCCGATTCAGATTCACACGAAGTTCGTTCCGGACTATGCCGACCTCGAGAGCGTGGACCGGGCGTACGTGGAAGGGATCATCCACCGGTCTCTGACTCGACTTGGAGTCGAGTGCCTCGATCTCGTCCAGTACTACTGGTGGCGGGACGACGTGCCCGGCATGGAGGATGCCGCGCTATGGCTCGCCGACTTGCAGACGGCTGGTAAGATTCGACATATCGGAGTGACGAACCTCGACGCACCTCGTATTCAACGCATCGTCGACGCGGGGGTCTCGGTCGTTTCGAATCAGGTCCAGTATTCAGCGCTCGATCGGCGCCCCGAGCACGGGCTCGCGGACTGGTGCCGAAACGGCCAGACACGACTGATCTGTTTCGGGACACTCGCCGGAGGGTTTCTCACAGATCGCTGGACGGCGTCTTCGGCGCCCAATGAGCACGAGAATCGATCTCTGACGAAGTACCGTCTCATCATCGACGAGTTCGGGGGGTGGGCGGCCTACCAAGCGCTGCTCGCCGAGCTGGAGGCTATCGGAACGTCACATGGGGTCGAGGCATCGGCGGTGGCGGTCCGGTTTGTTCTGGATCAGCCCATGGTGGCGGCAGTCATCACCGGGGCGACGCGGTTCGGGCAGATGGCTCGAAACGCCGCCGCTTTGTCGTGTGAGCTCGCGGCCGAAGATCATGAGCGACTCCGCTTGCTCGTGGACGCCGCGCCGGGTCCCCTCGGCGACGTCTTCGAACTCGAACGTGATCGCAACGGGCCTCATGGCCGGATCATGAAATACGATCTGAACAAGAAAGAGGATTACTGGGTCGGCTAG
- a CDS encoding TIGR04076 family protein — MAHSDEFQLYDLRVEVVRSNAPMVCNHAEGDYFELSGENLSFPAGQTFPLYPLAAILPVLPAKQRETAPNDWMTTDMEIACPDPLCGARFRITRTGTTTFRHSDITLVPLDPS; from the coding sequence GTGGCACATTCAGACGAGTTCCAGTTGTACGATCTGCGGGTCGAGGTCGTACGCAGTAATGCCCCGATGGTGTGCAATCACGCTGAGGGCGACTACTTCGAGCTTTCCGGGGAGAACCTTAGCTTCCCAGCCGGACAGACGTTCCCGCTCTATCCGCTCGCTGCGATTCTGCCGGTCCTGCCCGCGAAGCAACGAGAGACCGCTCCGAACGACTGGATGACCACCGATATGGAAATTGCCTGTCCGGATCCACTCTGCGGGGCCCGCTTCAGGATCACGCGCACGGGTACGACCACGTTTCGGCACTCCGATATCACGCTCGTGCCGCTCGACCCGTCGTGA
- a CDS encoding DUF126 domain-containing protein produces MGVVVTGRPLIPGSASGPLLYLTHPISFWGGVDPVAGRIVDPRHPQFEASITDTVLVIPSAVGSSSSSAIMLELLRERRAPSAILMGKADAILALGVVVGIELGYAPVPIVEVSAEVLGQLADGASASVEEDGTIRVG; encoded by the coding sequence ATGGGCGTGGTAGTCACCGGTCGACCTCTGATTCCAGGTTCTGCGAGCGGGCCGCTCCTGTACCTCACCCATCCGATCAGTTTCTGGGGTGGGGTAGATCCGGTGGCCGGTCGGATCGTGGATCCCCGTCACCCTCAGTTTGAAGCGTCGATAACTGACACGGTACTCGTGATTCCATCCGCGGTGGGGTCGAGTTCGTCGAGTGCGATCATGCTCGAGCTGCTTCGGGAGCGACGTGCTCCATCGGCCATTCTCATGGGGAAGGCCGACGCTATCCTGGCTCTCGGCGTCGTGGTCGGGATCGAGCTAGGCTATGCCCCCGTGCCCATCGTGGAAGTGTCGGCCGAGGTCCTCGGACAACTGGCCGATGGGGCGTCCGCGAGCGTCGAGGAAGACGGCACGATCCGGGTGGGGTGA
- a CDS encoding aconitase X catalytic domain-containing protein → MNLSLSDKDLLAGTKSEAAAMAMRIVVASGELLGAESLVEISSAHIDGCLHHGDGGVEFAESLMNGGGQMAVPTTLNVGALDLLHPGLVKADAHKTDMARRQMEAYVAMGAAPTFTCAPYQVGHEPGLGEQVAWGESNAIAFVNSVLGARTERYGDFLDACCAITGRAPLYGLHLPKNRIATVVIDTSEVPEALKHRDVFYPVLGTWLGLEVGQEIAAIEGLPVTTTRDQLKALGAAAASTGAVALFHVIGVTPEAPTLGAALGFVSDVGEGAPAGGPPGWMSQPVVELPRTIKLRADAMRDALQRLSTAERAERIDAVAVGSPHFSVDEFSDLHRLLEGKTLSVPFYVCTARDTLAEVDDLGWTSRLVEAGVEIVADTCVVVTPILPAKDGVLMTNSGKFAHYGPSNTGYEVVYGSLEDCVDSAVSGDIVRNQEVWAW, encoded by the coding sequence ATGAATCTCTCCCTCAGCGACAAAGACCTCCTCGCGGGCACAAAAAGCGAAGCCGCTGCGATGGCCATGCGCATCGTCGTTGCTTCGGGCGAACTCCTTGGCGCCGAGTCGTTGGTGGAGATCTCGTCCGCACACATCGACGGCTGCCTCCACCACGGAGATGGGGGTGTGGAGTTTGCCGAGTCGTTGATGAATGGAGGCGGGCAGATGGCCGTACCGACCACCCTGAATGTGGGCGCGCTCGATCTTCTCCACCCAGGTCTTGTGAAGGCGGATGCTCACAAGACCGATATGGCCCGACGTCAGATGGAAGCCTATGTGGCCATGGGGGCGGCCCCGACCTTCACATGTGCTCCCTATCAGGTGGGACACGAACCGGGGCTCGGTGAGCAGGTGGCGTGGGGTGAATCGAACGCAATCGCTTTCGTGAATTCGGTCCTGGGTGCGCGTACTGAACGCTATGGCGACTTCCTCGACGCGTGCTGTGCGATAACCGGCCGAGCCCCTCTATACGGGCTACACCTTCCGAAGAACCGGATCGCCACTGTGGTGATCGATACATCCGAAGTGCCTGAGGCGCTGAAGCACCGAGATGTGTTCTATCCAGTACTCGGCACATGGTTGGGGCTGGAGGTGGGGCAGGAGATCGCGGCGATCGAGGGACTCCCCGTCACGACGACCCGCGATCAGCTCAAGGCTCTCGGCGCCGCCGCGGCGTCTACCGGCGCGGTCGCGCTATTTCACGTCATTGGAGTCACGCCGGAGGCCCCCACACTGGGCGCGGCGCTGGGGTTTGTGAGCGATGTGGGCGAAGGTGCGCCGGCGGGTGGCCCCCCGGGATGGATGAGCCAGCCGGTCGTGGAGCTGCCGAGGACCATCAAGCTCCGTGCGGATGCGATGAGGGACGCGCTTCAGCGGCTCAGTACCGCGGAGCGTGCGGAGAGGATTGATGCCGTTGCTGTGGGGAGTCCCCACTTTTCCGTCGACGAGTTTTCCGACCTCCATCGCCTGCTCGAAGGCAAGACACTCTCCGTGCCGTTCTATGTGTGTACGGCGCGAGATACGCTGGCTGAAGTCGACGACCTCGGATGGACGAGTCGCCTTGTAGAAGCTGGTGTCGAGATCGTGGCAGACACGTGTGTCGTGGTAACGCCGATCCTGCCGGCGAAAGACGGCGTTCTCATGACGAACTCCGGGAAGTTTGCGCACTACGGCCCATCGAATACTGGGTATGAGGTGGTGTACGGCAGCCTGGAGGATTGCGTCGATTCGGCTGTATCAGGTGACATAGTCCGGAATCAGGAGGTATGGGCGTGGTAG
- a CDS encoding thioesterase family protein — MDTHSVRWIPDSHETMPKLFTIDERVRWSSVDKAGIIFYGAYVRFFELAEMEMFRAAGVPYSEVFDRWNMWLPRVHLESDFHYPTRLDDKLRVAAYFTRFGTSSLQINFDILHLGAGELAVTGHEVLVCTTQDTLESRPLPTELIDILRPYQLTPEEARAQLGVGD; from the coding sequence ATGGACACTCACTCTGTCCGCTGGATTCCTGACTCTCACGAGACCATGCCGAAGCTATTCACCATCGACGAACGAGTACGTTGGTCCTCGGTCGACAAGGCCGGAATCATCTTCTATGGCGCGTATGTCCGCTTCTTCGAACTCGCAGAGATGGAGATGTTCAGGGCCGCGGGCGTGCCGTACAGCGAAGTGTTCGACCGCTGGAACATGTGGCTGCCTCGCGTCCACCTGGAGTCGGACTTCCACTACCCGACACGGCTCGACGATAAACTGCGGGTCGCCGCCTACTTCACGCGATTCGGCACCAGCTCGCTTCAGATCAACTTCGACATTTTGCACCTCGGTGCAGGAGAGCTCGCCGTCACTGGACACGAGGTCCTCGTTTGCACGACGCAGGACACGCTCGAGTCCCGCCCCCTCCCCACCGAGCTCATCGACATCCTCCGGCCCTACCAGCTCACGCCGGAGGAGGCACGCGCACAGCTTGGGGTTGGCGACTAA
- a CDS encoding DUF819 family protein, producing MITNPTAVFFLLATCVAAALFLEAKTKIFGALGSALLGILFGMLLSNTGIIPGESPAYEFLGGPAVNAGIILILLTVDVRSVVKAGPRMLAAFTLGGIGSAIGSSIAAVILADAIGPEAWKLAGQYTATYTGGGVNFAAVGSALDTSGDLFAAGIAADVTMTAIWMATCLAVPVLFVADGLGRKGAVDGSGAATDSIDPVGASGGEEGTASTADEEEGPGLHEMLYSSVGAIKLQDLAFMVMVVLGTLWASAWLGSTLAPMPSVLFLTTIALGLAQIPKVRALHGAGVIGNYIVLIFLAGNGAMSVLANIVVIGPPIVYFAAITVGLHGVVIFGVGRLVGLDLPTLAVASQACVGGPASAMALATARGYTDRLLPGVAVGLLGYAGGNYLGLAVAQVVRGLTG from the coding sequence ATGATCACCAACCCGACTGCTGTCTTCTTCCTTCTTGCGACGTGCGTAGCTGCCGCACTTTTTCTCGAGGCGAAGACCAAGATTTTCGGAGCCCTCGGTTCCGCCCTTCTCGGCATCCTGTTCGGGATGTTGCTGTCCAACACGGGTATCATCCCCGGTGAGTCCCCGGCCTACGAGTTTCTCGGCGGGCCGGCCGTGAATGCGGGCATCATCCTCATCCTTCTGACTGTCGATGTGCGCTCGGTCGTGAAGGCAGGTCCTAGAATGCTTGCGGCCTTCACACTCGGGGGAATCGGCTCTGCGATTGGAAGTTCGATCGCTGCGGTGATTCTCGCCGACGCCATCGGCCCCGAGGCGTGGAAGCTCGCTGGACAGTATACGGCGACGTACACGGGGGGAGGAGTAAATTTCGCTGCGGTCGGGTCGGCTCTGGACACGAGTGGCGACCTGTTCGCGGCCGGGATCGCGGCAGACGTCACGATGACCGCGATCTGGATGGCGACATGCCTGGCCGTGCCGGTGCTGTTCGTGGCGGATGGATTGGGAAGGAAGGGCGCCGTGGATGGGAGCGGAGCGGCGACGGACTCGATCGACCCGGTAGGAGCGAGTGGCGGGGAAGAAGGCACGGCTAGTACAGCAGACGAGGAAGAGGGCCCTGGCCTTCACGAGATGCTGTACTCGAGCGTGGGTGCGATCAAGCTTCAGGATCTCGCCTTCATGGTGATGGTGGTACTGGGTACCCTTTGGGCGTCGGCGTGGTTGGGAAGCACACTTGCTCCCATGCCGTCCGTTCTCTTCCTCACGACGATCGCCCTGGGCCTCGCTCAGATTCCGAAAGTGCGGGCCCTCCACGGGGCGGGTGTGATCGGCAACTACATCGTCCTGATCTTCCTCGCGGGCAACGGGGCGATGTCCGTGCTCGCAAACATCGTCGTGATCGGACCGCCCATCGTATACTTTGCGGCGATCACGGTTGGCTTGCACGGCGTCGTCATTTTTGGAGTCGGCCGACTCGTCGGACTCGATCTACCGACCCTCGCCGTCGCATCACAGGCGTGCGTCGGCGGGCCGGCATCGGCAATGGCCTTGGCCACGGCGCGAGGATACACGGACCGGTTGCTTCCGGGTGTGGCGGTCGGGCTACTCGGCTATGCGGGTGGAAACTATCTGGGTCTCGCCGTTGCACAGGTCGTGCGTGGTCTCACGGGTTAG
- a CDS encoding pyridoxal-phosphate dependent enzyme: MEPIQSIPLSAIEAARSRISGAAIRTPLLRLDRPESTSEARDRFSGRSASDAVRGGIWLKLECLQPIGSFKIRGAANAMALADPAALSNGVYTASAGNMAQGVAFAARRQGISCRVIVPDSAPKGKLAALARLGGVAVPVPFDEWWAAILDHGHPDESGFFIHPVSDPAVIAGNGTAGLEIIEDLPDVDTVIIPYGGGGLSAGITSAIKNVKPDTRVYASEVETAAPFQASLEAGRAVSVERVPTFVDGIGGSSVLEEMWPLTSSLLDGSHVVSIPEICDSIRMLASQAQVIAEGAGASSVAAARREFMSDEKIVAVVSGGNIDTDVLSRILTGDNPLL, from the coding sequence ATGGAACCCATTCAGTCGATCCCCCTCTCTGCGATAGAGGCCGCACGCTCGCGCATATCAGGCGCAGCGATCCGCACGCCCCTCCTCCGACTTGATCGACCGGAGTCCACTTCAGAAGCTCGGGACAGATTTTCCGGACGAAGCGCTTCAGACGCGGTCCGCGGAGGCATCTGGCTCAAGCTCGAGTGCCTCCAGCCGATCGGCTCTTTCAAGATTCGAGGGGCGGCCAACGCGATGGCATTGGCTGACCCAGCGGCGTTGAGCAATGGCGTGTACACCGCGAGTGCGGGCAACATGGCCCAGGGAGTCGCATTTGCCGCCCGGCGCCAGGGCATTTCCTGCCGGGTCATCGTCCCAGATTCCGCGCCGAAAGGGAAGCTGGCAGCCCTGGCCCGACTTGGTGGCGTCGCAGTCCCGGTACCCTTCGACGAGTGGTGGGCAGCGATTCTCGATCACGGGCACCCGGACGAATCGGGATTCTTTATCCATCCCGTCAGCGATCCAGCCGTCATCGCGGGCAATGGCACCGCAGGCCTCGAGATCATCGAAGACCTGCCTGACGTCGACACAGTAATCATCCCATATGGTGGCGGAGGCCTGTCCGCCGGGATCACCTCCGCAATCAAGAACGTCAAACCTGATACGCGGGTCTATGCCTCCGAGGTGGAGACGGCGGCACCGTTTCAGGCATCGCTCGAGGCAGGGCGAGCAGTATCTGTCGAGCGGGTCCCGACGTTCGTCGACGGCATCGGTGGTAGCAGCGTGCTCGAGGAAATGTGGCCCCTCACATCATCCCTGCTCGACGGCTCGCACGTTGTTTCGATCCCGGAGATTTGTGATTCGATTCGAATGCTGGCCTCTCAGGCTCAGGTCATCGCCGAAGGAGCTGGCGCGAGCTCAGTTGCAGCCGCGCGTCGAGAGTTCATGTCCGACGAAAAAATCGTCGCGGTGGTGTCGGGCGGGAACATCGACACGGACGTTCTCAGTCGCATTCTCACGGGCGACAATCCGCTCCTGTAG
- a CDS encoding PD-(D/E)XK nuclease family protein — protein sequence MTDTTTGAVPRLVDSLARIARQKRVARKLVLAPNFSAGRELLRRLALVGDGWIGFEVTTPQRLAQRVALAGMEQAGLSLLDNFEQQAIVDEALDFALRAEGGTLGDLAEGVGFRKHVHRAVGELRAAGIGPRDLDAARFGQWEKKLFLLRVLQRYERLLTERRRADVATVTRLALKALDEAGGQLPASLDTDVVVMMPGIGTRGLQGRLVAELGARGAKLLKTDPVQGLEVPSKILWGRGGPPVPGSFLYASDEQVEGVPLPEVEFFSAASIDAELREVLRRVIEAGLSWDQVEIITTDPAAYGSALHVLGQRLEIPITYAVGLPVGRTRTGRVVQAYLDWIEEGFQAHVIRRLLEAGDLRAPKSKGYHAPAALARRFRGLRVGWGRRRYRSQIREALAGAEQLEQRKPEPDASFARRRERSITELEALKSILFPVLKQTPAVPDRMGEGADPVSPAELARGLEAFLRRVPKGRGPDRSAREEVSRILERVKGTLHRRTQFRSAVSILRQHLDMRVRPEIFGDEADGVGAPWSSMGGALHLADLDHGGFSGREAFFLVGLDAERIPGSGVQDSVLLDGDRRVLGNNLATAPELLRERVFGFAALFARLRGRVTMSYGAWQATEARVVGPSSVLLQALRASVGDPSLTFADLHSGMGPVVSAIPGPGRPALDGDDFWMTALGSGSVMRRGVAAVRGSFGPLHVGLAAREERHAGAPGPVHGVVQARPEELDPRRNEETILSASRLEALGACPLRYLHSSVLRIYAPDDPELDPDAWLDARLRGSLLHEVYDLVLREAKTRGIKPEDRGFEDLALEALSRGIKVLRREVPIPGEGTLVREIAALREDVRSFVRMIREQNPESVALEMKFGVGDDEPILLELDGGTLRLRGAIDRVDQDLSGLHVIDYKTGTAYGYDQEVFRGGRRLQHAIYAHAAEVRLKTDVVDGQYHFPTRRGENQKFSYDRGSLGAVNGLLDIMLDGVAHGHFVPTDSKDDCKFCDFSEICRVGRGDFNAHSSPLAEWSAEHTKLGSSPHFEHLKRTRTFEK from the coding sequence ATGACCGACACCACCACGGGAGCTGTCCCCCGACTCGTCGACTCGCTCGCTCGCATCGCACGTCAGAAGCGAGTTGCCCGCAAGCTTGTGCTTGCCCCGAATTTCTCGGCAGGGCGCGAGCTTCTACGGCGTCTCGCTCTTGTGGGAGATGGGTGGATAGGCTTTGAAGTCACTACACCACAACGACTTGCGCAACGTGTGGCGCTCGCGGGTATGGAGCAGGCAGGTCTCTCGCTTCTCGATAATTTCGAGCAGCAAGCGATCGTCGACGAGGCCCTCGACTTTGCCCTGAGAGCGGAAGGGGGCACACTCGGTGACCTCGCGGAAGGCGTTGGCTTCCGTAAGCACGTGCACAGGGCCGTCGGCGAGTTAAGGGCTGCGGGAATCGGTCCTCGAGATCTCGATGCGGCCCGCTTCGGGCAGTGGGAGAAGAAGCTCTTTCTGCTCCGGGTACTTCAGCGATACGAACGACTCCTCACGGAGCGTAGGCGGGCCGACGTCGCGACTGTCACGCGACTTGCACTGAAGGCTCTGGACGAGGCCGGCGGCCAGTTACCGGCATCGCTGGACACTGATGTCGTTGTCATGATGCCAGGCATCGGGACACGCGGTCTCCAAGGACGACTGGTTGCGGAACTCGGCGCACGGGGCGCGAAGCTTTTGAAGACTGATCCTGTCCAAGGGCTCGAGGTGCCGAGCAAGATCCTCTGGGGGCGGGGCGGGCCGCCGGTACCGGGGTCATTCCTCTACGCATCCGACGAGCAGGTAGAGGGGGTCCCCTTACCCGAAGTGGAGTTCTTCAGCGCCGCCTCGATCGATGCAGAGTTGAGGGAAGTGCTACGTCGTGTGATCGAAGCCGGCCTGTCCTGGGATCAGGTGGAGATCATCACGACCGATCCGGCTGCGTATGGGTCAGCGCTGCATGTGCTGGGCCAACGCCTCGAGATTCCGATTACATATGCTGTAGGACTTCCGGTCGGCCGGACGAGGACTGGCCGAGTCGTGCAGGCCTACCTCGACTGGATCGAGGAGGGATTCCAAGCGCACGTTATTCGCCGGTTGCTCGAAGCAGGCGACCTGCGCGCGCCGAAGTCGAAGGGCTACCACGCCCCGGCCGCATTGGCGCGTAGATTCCGAGGCCTTCGCGTCGGCTGGGGTCGTCGACGATACAGGAGTCAGATTCGTGAGGCGCTGGCTGGTGCCGAACAACTGGAGCAGCGAAAGCCGGAGCCTGATGCCTCGTTCGCTCGGAGGCGCGAGCGGTCGATCACCGAGCTTGAGGCATTGAAGTCGATTCTGTTTCCAGTGCTGAAGCAGACTCCGGCGGTTCCCGACCGAATGGGCGAGGGCGCTGATCCCGTTTCGCCAGCTGAGCTTGCTCGGGGGCTTGAGGCGTTCCTGCGCCGCGTACCCAAGGGGCGCGGACCAGATCGTAGTGCGCGCGAAGAGGTCTCCCGGATACTCGAGAGGGTGAAGGGCACACTGCATCGGCGCACCCAGTTCCGATCTGCTGTATCGATACTGAGACAGCACCTCGATATGCGTGTCCGACCTGAGATCTTCGGCGACGAGGCAGATGGAGTAGGGGCGCCGTGGTCTTCCATGGGGGGCGCTCTCCACCTCGCAGATCTGGATCACGGAGGGTTCTCAGGGCGCGAGGCGTTTTTTCTGGTGGGCCTTGATGCGGAGCGGATCCCGGGGAGTGGGGTGCAGGATTCGGTGCTTCTCGATGGCGATCGTCGGGTGCTGGGAAACAATTTGGCGACCGCGCCAGAGCTACTCAGGGAGCGAGTCTTCGGGTTCGCGGCACTTTTCGCGCGTCTCCGGGGACGAGTGACGATGAGCTACGGGGCCTGGCAGGCTACGGAAGCACGAGTCGTTGGACCTTCATCCGTTCTGTTGCAGGCGCTGCGCGCCTCCGTCGGAGATCCTAGCCTGACCTTCGCAGATCTGCATTCAGGAATGGGGCCGGTCGTGAGTGCGATCCCGGGCCCCGGTCGGCCGGCGCTCGACGGAGATGACTTCTGGATGACTGCCCTCGGTTCCGGCTCAGTCATGCGTCGGGGCGTCGCCGCCGTACGTGGTTCGTTTGGACCTTTACATGTCGGTCTGGCGGCCAGGGAAGAGCGTCACGCGGGCGCTCCAGGGCCGGTGCACGGTGTGGTTCAAGCTCGTCCCGAGGAACTCGACCCGCGTCGCAACGAGGAGACGATTCTCTCAGCCAGCCGGCTCGAGGCACTTGGGGCGTGCCCATTGAGGTATCTGCACAGCAGCGTTTTGCGGATCTATGCGCCGGACGATCCCGAACTCGACCCCGACGCGTGGCTGGACGCTCGGCTGCGGGGCAGTCTTCTGCACGAGGTGTACGACCTCGTGCTCAGAGAGGCAAAGACTCGCGGAATAAAGCCCGAGGACCGTGGTTTTGAAGATCTGGCACTCGAGGCACTCTCACGCGGCATCAAGGTGTTGCGCCGCGAGGTGCCTATTCCTGGCGAGGGAACGCTCGTTCGCGAAATCGCGGCCCTGCGGGAGGACGTGCGGTCATTCGTCCGCATGATACGGGAGCAGAATCCCGAGTCTGTTGCCCTTGAAATGAAATTCGGCGTCGGCGATGACGAGCCGATACTGCTTGAGCTCGATGGGGGAACGCTTCGGCTTCGCGGTGCGATCGACCGCGTCGACCAAGATCTCTCTGGGTTGCACGTTATCGATTATAAGACCGGGACTGCCTACGGGTATGACCAGGAGGTATTCCGCGGTGGGCGCAGGCTGCAGCACGCGATCTACGCACACGCCGCGGAGGTCCGACTCAAGACAGACGTGGTCGATGGCCAGTATCACTTTCCGACTCGTCGGGGGGAGAACCAAAAGTTCAGCTACGATCGGGGGAGCCTCGGCGCCGTTAACGGCCTGCTCGACATCATGCTCGATGGTGTCGCCCATGGACACTTCGTGCCGACGGACTCGAAGGACGACTGCAAGTTTTGCGACTTCTCCGAAATCTGTCGGGTCGGCCGGGGCGACTTCAATGCTCACTCCTCGCCGCTGGCGGAGTGGTCAGCGGAGCATACCAAGCTCGGATCTTCTCCCCATTTCGAGCACCTGAAGCGAACCCGCACTTTCGAGAAGTGA
- a CDS encoding YaiI/YqxD family protein, producing MKIWIDADAAPNDVKTIVAKAALRLEVETALVANQRLQPPANNPFVSSVRVEGGPDVADDHIAEHAEPGDLAITADIPLAARLVEKDVSTIDPRGTEYTRENIGERLSVRDFMDQLRSTGVETGGPQAWNPQNKQAFASTFDRVLTKLMRAAQKKVAKKGPMDLSSGP from the coding sequence ATGAAGATCTGGATCGATGCGGACGCGGCCCCCAACGACGTGAAGACTATCGTTGCGAAAGCCGCGCTGCGGCTCGAGGTCGAGACCGCGCTGGTCGCAAACCAGCGACTTCAACCCCCCGCGAATAATCCCTTCGTGTCCTCTGTGCGTGTCGAGGGTGGGCCCGACGTAGCCGACGACCACATCGCTGAGCATGCTGAGCCGGGTGACCTCGCCATTACGGCAGATATCCCACTCGCGGCACGACTCGTCGAAAAAGACGTGAGTACGATCGACCCACGTGGGACGGAGTACACACGGGAGAACATCGGCGAGCGCCTCTCCGTCCGGGACTTCATGGATCAACTTCGCTCCACAGGCGTGGAGACAGGGGGGCCGCAGGCATGGAATCCACAGAACAAGCAGGCCTTTGCGTCGACCTTCGACAGGGTGCTGACGAAGCTGATGCGTGCGGCACAGAAGAAGGTGGCAAAAAAGGGGCCGATGGATCTCTCCTCCGGCCCCTGA